A window from Citrus sinensis cultivar Valencia sweet orange chromosome 3, DVS_A1.0, whole genome shotgun sequence encodes these proteins:
- the LOC102630119 gene encoding CDPK-related kinase 4-like isoform X2 — protein MGHCCSKGVNNDSITPIDHPKQPPSQPHPASTPRHPPPDSSSFTCSPFQSPLPAGVAPSPSPGRKFRWPLPPPSPAKPIMSAIKRRLGSGMQAPPKEGPTSGDGGVKATERQLDKNFGYGKNFGAKFELGKEVGRGHFGHTCCAKGKKGTLKGKVVAVKIISKAKMTSALAIEDVRREVKILKALSGHKHMIKFHDAFEDANSVYIVMEFCEGGELLDRILSRGGRYLEEDAKTIVEKILNIVAFCHLQGVVHRDLKPENFLFTTREEDAPLKVIDFGLSDFVRPDQRLNDIVGSAYYVAPEVLHRSYNVEGDMWSIGVITYILLCGSRPFWARTESGIFRSVLRADPNFHDSPWPSVSPEAKDFVRRLLNKDHRKRMTAAQALTHPWLHDENRPVPLDILIYKLVKSYLRATPLKRAALKALSKALTEEELVYLRAQFMLLEPKDGCVSLNNFKVALMRQATDAMTDSRVFEILNVIKNWHTKSSVLLLLVYISLRHLRDGTRLQLQPLTTLNRKETGSFQSKNWRWN, from the exons ATGGGTCATTGCTGCAGCAAAGGCGTCAACAACGACTCGATCACTCCCATTGACCACCCAAAACAGCCGCCGTCGCAACCCCACCCGGCGTCGACCCCGCGACACCCACCGCCTGATTCCAGCTCTTTCACATGCAGTCCCTTCCAGAGTCCGCTTCCTGCCGGCGTTGCGCCGTCTCCGTCTCCGGGGAGGAAGTTCAGGTGGCCTTTACCCCCTCCTTCGCCGGCGAAGCCGATAATGTCGGCAATCAAGCGGCGGCTCGGGTCGGGCATGCAGGCGCCGCCGAAAGAGGGCCCGACTTCCGGGGATGGTGGAGTAAAAGCAACCGAAAGACAGCTGGATAAGAACTTTGGTTATGGCAAGAACTTTGGCGCCAAGTTTGAGCTTGGCAAGGAGGTGGGCCGGGGGCATTTTGGTCATACTTGTTGCGCTAAGGGTAAAAAAGGCACCCTGAAGGGAAAAGTTGTGGCTGTGAAGATCATTTCAAAAGCGAAG ATGACATCAGCATTAGCGATTGAAGATGTTCGACGGGAGGTGAAGATATTGAAAGCCTTGTCTGGCCATAAACATATGATTAAATTTCATGATGCTTTCGAGGATGCAAATAGCGTGTACATAGTCATGGA ATTTTGTGAAGGTGGAGAATTACTGGACAGAATTTTATCAAG AGGTGGCAGATATCTAGAGGAAGATGCTAAAACAATTGttgagaaaatattaaatatagttGCATTTTGCCACCTTCAAGGTGTTGTTCACCGTGATCTAAAACCAGAG aattttctttttaccacAAGAGAGGAGGATGCTCCACTGAAGGTTATTGACTTTGGCCTATCTGACTTTGTTCGGCCAG ATCAACGTCTCAACGACATTGTTGGCAGTGCATACTATGTTGCACCTGAAGTACTTCATAGATCATACAATGTTGAAGGAGATATGTGGAGCATTGGAgttataacatatatattgttatGTGGGAGCAGACCTTTCTGGGCTCGCACGGAATCAGGAATTTTTCGTTCGGTTCTTAGAGCTGATCCTAATTTTCATGATTCACCTTGGCCGTCTGTATCACCAGAAGCCAAAGATTTTGTGAGAAGACTTCTCAACAAGGACCACAGGAAGAGAATGACTGCCGCTCAAGCTCTAA CTCACCCATGGTTACATGATGAGAACCGTCCTGTGCCTTTGGATATTTTGATCTACAAGTTAGTTAAGTCTTACCTTCGTGCCACACCTTTGAAACGTGCAGCACTAAAG GCACTTTCAAAAGCATTGACAGAAGAAGAGCTCGTGTATCTTAGGGCACAGTTTATGCTCTTGGAGCCAAAAGATGGTTGTGTCTCCctgaataattttaaagtg GCTCTTATGAGACAAGCAACTGATGCCATGACAGATTCAAgagtttttgaaattttaaatgtg ATCAAAAACTGGCATACGAAGAGTTCTGTGCTGCTGCTACTAGTGTATATCAGCTTGAGGCACTTGAGAGATGGGACCAGATTGCAATTACAGCCTTTGACTACTTTGAACAGGAAGGAAACCGGGTCATTTCAGTCGAAGAATTGGCGCTG GAATTAA
- the LOC127900529 gene encoding auxin-responsive protein SAUR32 has translation MGTGYHHHLNFHLHLPHIHFHHHGKKDEMRNIPKGCLAILVGQEGEEQQKFVIPVIYINHPLFMQLLKEAEEEYGFDQKGPITLPCHVEEFRTVQGMIDKDRSLLHHHHHHHVWCFRA, from the coding sequence ATGGGAACAGGATACCATCACCATCTAAATTTTCATCTTCACTTACCGCACATCCATTTTCATCATCATGGGAAGAAAGATGAGATGAGAAATATTCCAAAGGGGTGCTTAGCAATCTTGGTGGGTCAAGAAGGTGAAGAGCAGCAAAAGTTTGTGATTCCTGTGATTTACATCAATCATCCGCTGTTCATGCAGTTGTTAAAGGAAGCTGAAGAAGAGTATGGATTTGATCAGAAGGGTCCCATCACTTTACCTTGCCACGTGGAGGAGTTTCGAACCGTCCAGGGCATGATCGACAAGGATAGATCTCTActtcaccaccaccaccatcatcatGTTTGGTGTTTTCGAGCATGA
- the LOC102630119 gene encoding CDPK-related kinase 4-like isoform X1 yields MGHCCSKGVNNDSITPIDHPKQPPSQPHPASTPRHPPPDSSSFTCSPFQSPLPAGVAPSPSPGRKFRWPLPPPSPAKPIMSAIKRRLGSGMQAPPKEGPTSGDGGVKATERQLDKNFGYGKNFGAKFELGKEVGRGHFGHTCCAKGKKGTLKGKVVAVKIISKAKMTSALAIEDVRREVKILKALSGHKHMIKFHDAFEDANSVYIVMEFCEGGELLDRILSRGGRYLEEDAKTIVEKILNIVAFCHLQGVVHRDLKPENFLFTTREEDAPLKVIDFGLSDFVRPDQRLNDIVGSAYYVAPEVLHRSYNVEGDMWSIGVITYILLCGSRPFWARTESGIFRSVLRADPNFHDSPWPSVSPEAKDFVRRLLNKDHRKRMTAAQALTHPWLHDENRPVPLDILIYKLVKSYLRATPLKRAALKALSKALTEEELVYLRAQFMLLEPKDGCVSLNNFKVALMRQATDAMTDSRVFEILNVMEPLSDQKLAYEEFCAAATSVYQLEALERWDQIAITAFDYFEQEGNRVISVEELALELNLAPAAYSLLNDCIRNSDGKLSFLGYKRFLHGVTVRSSNTRHG; encoded by the exons ATGGGTCATTGCTGCAGCAAAGGCGTCAACAACGACTCGATCACTCCCATTGACCACCCAAAACAGCCGCCGTCGCAACCCCACCCGGCGTCGACCCCGCGACACCCACCGCCTGATTCCAGCTCTTTCACATGCAGTCCCTTCCAGAGTCCGCTTCCTGCCGGCGTTGCGCCGTCTCCGTCTCCGGGGAGGAAGTTCAGGTGGCCTTTACCCCCTCCTTCGCCGGCGAAGCCGATAATGTCGGCAATCAAGCGGCGGCTCGGGTCGGGCATGCAGGCGCCGCCGAAAGAGGGCCCGACTTCCGGGGATGGTGGAGTAAAAGCAACCGAAAGACAGCTGGATAAGAACTTTGGTTATGGCAAGAACTTTGGCGCCAAGTTTGAGCTTGGCAAGGAGGTGGGCCGGGGGCATTTTGGTCATACTTGTTGCGCTAAGGGTAAAAAAGGCACCCTGAAGGGAAAAGTTGTGGCTGTGAAGATCATTTCAAAAGCGAAG ATGACATCAGCATTAGCGATTGAAGATGTTCGACGGGAGGTGAAGATATTGAAAGCCTTGTCTGGCCATAAACATATGATTAAATTTCATGATGCTTTCGAGGATGCAAATAGCGTGTACATAGTCATGGA ATTTTGTGAAGGTGGAGAATTACTGGACAGAATTTTATCAAG AGGTGGCAGATATCTAGAGGAAGATGCTAAAACAATTGttgagaaaatattaaatatagttGCATTTTGCCACCTTCAAGGTGTTGTTCACCGTGATCTAAAACCAGAG aattttctttttaccacAAGAGAGGAGGATGCTCCACTGAAGGTTATTGACTTTGGCCTATCTGACTTTGTTCGGCCAG ATCAACGTCTCAACGACATTGTTGGCAGTGCATACTATGTTGCACCTGAAGTACTTCATAGATCATACAATGTTGAAGGAGATATGTGGAGCATTGGAgttataacatatatattgttatGTGGGAGCAGACCTTTCTGGGCTCGCACGGAATCAGGAATTTTTCGTTCGGTTCTTAGAGCTGATCCTAATTTTCATGATTCACCTTGGCCGTCTGTATCACCAGAAGCCAAAGATTTTGTGAGAAGACTTCTCAACAAGGACCACAGGAAGAGAATGACTGCCGCTCAAGCTCTAA CTCACCCATGGTTACATGATGAGAACCGTCCTGTGCCTTTGGATATTTTGATCTACAAGTTAGTTAAGTCTTACCTTCGTGCCACACCTTTGAAACGTGCAGCACTAAAG GCACTTTCAAAAGCATTGACAGAAGAAGAGCTCGTGTATCTTAGGGCACAGTTTATGCTCTTGGAGCCAAAAGATGGTTGTGTCTCCctgaataattttaaagtg GCTCTTATGAGACAAGCAACTGATGCCATGACAGATTCAAgagtttttgaaattttaaatgtg atGGAACCTCTCTCAGATCAAAAACTGGCATACGAAGAGTTCTGTGCTGCTGCTACTAGTGTATATCAGCTTGAGGCACTTGAGAGATGGGACCAGATTGCAATTACAGCCTTTGACTACTTTGAACAGGAAGGAAACCGGGTCATTTCAGTCGAAGAATTGGCGCTG GAATTAAATTTGGCACCTGCTGCATATTCTTTACTCAATGATTGCATCAGAAATTCAGACGGGAAACTGAGCTTTCTTGGATATAAGAGGTTTTTGCATGGTGTGACAGTACGGAGTTCCAATACAAGGCACGGGTAA